From one Candidatus Woesearchaeota archaeon genomic stretch:
- a CDS encoding DUF378 domain-containing protein, giving the protein MTPMCWLTCVLLIVGALNWGLFGLFEIDLVAWLLGPMSTATRVVYVLIGLAGVAKLWKVVNKM; this is encoded by the coding sequence ATGACACCTATGTGTTGGTTAACCTGCGTTTTATTAATAGTAGGTGCATTAAACTGGGGACTATTTGGTTTATTTGAGATTGATTTAGTAGCATGGTTATTAGGACCAATGAGCACTGCAACAAGAGTGGTATATGTATTAATAGGTTTAGCTGGTGTAGCTAAATTATGGAAGGTTGTTAATAAGATGTAA
- a CDS encoding 60S ribosomal protein L31, translating to MADKSEKLERTYTIPLRREFLKVPKYKRAEKASRAVREFLVKHMKCPTVSIGKYLNQALWVHGMRNPPSRVKVTVVKQDQKVLAELFGKQIKLEEKQVQKKAGIAERLKQKLGKKEEADVLSELKGKEPATEELKEELAEVKAEKAEEAKKIEHEEIKELKKEQETHHKHAPKQPAADHSQDIHPPAPKKR from the coding sequence ATGGCTGATAAATCAGAAAAACTAGAACGAACATACACTATTCCTTTACGAAGAGAGTTTCTTAAAGTTCCTAAGTACAAGCGAGCTGAAAAAGCTTCAAGAGCAGTTCGTGAGTTTCTTGTAAAACATATGAAATGCCCAACGGTTAGTATTGGTAAATACTTAAACCAAGCATTATGGGTACATGGTATGAGAAATCCACCTTCTCGAGTTAAAGTGACTGTCGTTAAACAAGATCAAAAAGTGCTTGCTGAATTATTTGGCAAGCAAATCAAGCTTGAAGAAAAACAAGTGCAGAAAAAAGCAGGTATTGCAGAGCGTTTAAAACAAAAGCTTGGCAAAAAAGAAGAAGCTGATGTATTAAGTGAACTTAAAGGTAAAGAACCTGCAACAGAAGAGCTTAAAGAAGAACTTGCTGAAGTCAAGGCTGAGAAAGCGGAAGAAGCTAAAAAAATAGAGCATGAAGAAATCAAGGAATTAAAGAAAGAACAGGAAACACATCATAAACATGCTCCAAAACAACCTGCTGCAGATCATTCTCAAGATATACATCCACCAGCACCTAAGAAAAGGTAA
- the rpl39e gene encoding 50S ribosomal protein L39e (part of the polypeptide exit tunnel in the 50S ribosomal complex), protein MARFKHTSRKLRLAKLGRQTRWAPFWTVPKIYGKGKVVHPGRHTVVKRSWRRVKTKA, encoded by the coding sequence ATGGCACGATTTAAACATACCAGCAGAAAATTACGCTTAGCAAAACTTGGAAGACAAACAAGATGGGCTCCTTTCTGGACAGTGCCTAAAATTTATGGCAAGGGTAAAGTTGTCCATCCTGGAAGACACACTGTTGTCAAACGAAGTTGGCGGCGAGTTAAAACTAAAGCATAA
- a CDS encoding 30S ribosomal protein S19e: MSRMFVVNQTELIHKIAQKLKEKTLVKAPSWAMFAKTGTHRQRAPENADWWAVRAAAVLRKVAVKGPIGVSKLRTLYGGKKRRGHQPPEFRKGSGSVLRKVLQQLEKSQLIRQTKAGEFGVHKGRIVTPQGKSLLDLSANELVKSPVKASPKPSVPEVAPKKEVVVKVEAVPATIEQ; this comes from the coding sequence ATGTCAAGAATGTTTGTTGTTAACCAGACTGAGTTAATTCATAAAATTGCTCAAAAATTAAAAGAAAAAACATTAGTTAAAGCTCCATCGTGGGCTATGTTTGCAAAAACAGGAACTCATCGCCAAAGAGCGCCAGAAAATGCAGATTGGTGGGCAGTGCGAGCTGCAGCAGTATTGCGAAAAGTCGCAGTTAAAGGTCCTATTGGTGTTTCCAAGCTTCGAACATTATATGGCGGCAAAAAAAGACGAGGCCATCAACCGCCGGAATTTAGAAAAGGAAGCGGCAGTGTATTACGGAAAGTTCTTCAGCAATTAGAAAAATCACAATTAATAAGGCAGACAAAAGCAGGTGAATTTGGCGTCCACAAAGGAAGAATAGTTACTCCTCAAGGCAAATCCTTGTTGGATTTAAGCGCAAACGAATTAGTAAAATCTCCCGTTAAAGCTTCACCAAAACCTTCAGTTCCTGAAGTTGCGCCTAAAAAAGAGGTTGTTGTTAAGGTAGAAGCAGTACCTGCAACAATTGAACAATGA